Below is a window of Hippea jasoniae DNA.
ACCATCGAATCCAAAGATGAGGCAACCTCAAAAATATGCTCAACAGCATCAAGATCATGTTTTATGTAAAGATATTTTTTCAACTCATCTATCTGAATACTTGAATGTCTTGATAGGTATTCTATCGCACTATCATCTTTATCTTCTTTAGCGACAAACAACACCTCAACCCTGTTACATGTAGAAAGGATCATAACCTCATCAAGTAACAATCTATTCTTCAGTTCAAGTAGATACCTATCCAAATGGTTATTATCAAATGCGAGTTTTTCTCTAACAAAAGATGGGGAATTTTTATGGTTTGTTCCTATCAAACTTATCATTTTTCCCTTTCAACGGCATAATCAGCAATAGCAAGAAGATAATCTTTATACTTAGAATCCTTTAGATGCTCTATTGCCTTTTTTGCCCTCTGAGAATAATAAACGGCATCTTCAATAGCCCTATCAAGCCCGTTTTGTTTAACGCTTTCTATAATTTTGTCAAGCAGTTTTTCATCCATTTTATCAAAGAACTCTTTAACCATACCCTTTAAACTGCCATCCCTCTCAAACGCATAAAAAACTGGTAGTGTTATCTTGCCCTCTTTTAGATCTATACCTAAATCCTTACCAACCTTTTTGACATCCCCCATATAATCCAGACAATCGTCCTTTATCTGGAAAGCAAAGCCAAGATTTTTGCCGTAATCTTTAAAGGCATCGGTAGAATCTTTATCTGCAAGTATTGCACCACAGCCTGCACTTACCTCTATCAAAACAGCCGTTTTTTTATAGATTATATCTAAATACTCATCAGTAGTAGTATCTACATTAAAGGCCTTTTCGATCTCCAATACCTCACCCTCTGTTAAAGTATATGCAGCCAGAGAAATATCTTTTGCTATCTTAATATCAAAATCCAACACCATATTAAACGCAAGTGAATACAGATAATCTCCGCCCAAAACAGCGGGTTTTATACCAAAAACGGTATTGGCTGAGGGTTTTCCCCGTCTAAAAAGCGCCTCATCTATAATATCATCGTGAAGCAGACTTGCCGTATGTATCATCTCAATAATAGCACCAACCCCAACAGCATCCTCTTTTCTTTTGCCACCCAAGGCAAGATAGCTATAATAGACAATAAGAGGCCTTAAGCGTTTTCCTCCCCATATCACCTGATTACATACATCACCAACCAATGCAGAGTAGGGTTTTAGATACTCCTTTAACTTTTTATCAACTGTATCGATATCTCTTTTTATCGCCGCTTTAATTAGAGTATTCATTTCCCTCCTCTGCCACAACAACACCCATCACGATATCATCATCGTCAAGTTGGATAATCTTTACACCTCTTGCATATCTACTAAACACACTTATTGAGGATGCTTCAATCTTTATCACCTTACCATTTTTTGTAATTACTATTATATCATCGTTATCGTGTAATGCCAGTGAAGATGCAACGCTATCACCGTTAAGTAATTTTATACACTTAACACCCCTGCCGCCCCTGTTTATCTTTCTTATATCCTCTATTCTTATTAGTTTACCGATACCTTTCTGCGTTATAACGATAATCTTTGTATGGTTTTTGGATAAACCATCAGCACTAACAACCTCATCATTATCATCCAATCTAATACCCCTTACACCTGCAGCAGTCCTACCCATATCCCTGACTTGAGATACATCGAATCTAACACACATACCGTTCTTTGTAACAATCACAACCTCATCATCATTGGATACACTAAAGACCCTTACCAGGGTATCCTGAGAGGCCAATTTTATAGCGTATTTGCCGTTTGATGGTATATTTTCAAAATTCTCAAAAGATGAGCGCTTTACAATACCGCTTGATGTTACAAAAAATAAGCTATCGCCATCTTTAGCTGGCAATACAGTCTTAACATACTCCTGAGGCTGCAGTTTAATAAAATTAACAATAGGCCTACCCCTTGAGGATGGTGCCTGCTTGGGTATATAATAAGCTCTAATCGCATAAACCCTGCCCATATTGGTAAAACACAGCAAAGTATTAAGGCTGTTTGTTAAAAATATATCAACAATATAATCATTATCTGCAAATGTTGCAGCGATTCTTCCTTTTCCACCTCTATTTTGAGTTGAATAAACACTCACAGGCACAGCCTTTACATAGCCTTTCTTAGAAAATGTTATTATCAAATCCTCATCCTTAACAACATCCTCAACAGATATATCAGATACTCTATCAAGGATCTGAGTGCGCCTTTTATCGCTGTAGCTGTTTTTTATATATAAAAACTCATCTTTGATAAGTTTCTTTAAAACATCTTTCTGTTTTAAAACACTCTCATAATACTCGATATCCTTAATTAAACCATTCTTTTCATCGACAAGCTTCTGCCACTCCAAAGCTGTAAGTCGTGAAAGTTTCATATCAAGAATCGCCTGTGTTTGTTTATCACTTAACCTAAAACGCTCTTTTAATTTAACCCTCGCCTGTGATGTTGATTGAGATGATTTAATAATCGCAACAACCTCATCAATATTATCAAGTGTTATCAACAAGCCCTCAACAATATGAAGTCTTTCTTTTGCCTTTGCAAGCAGGTAGGCTGTTCTTCTTTTTACAACATCAATCCTGTGTTTAACAAAAACGGCAACGGCATCCTTAATATTCAGAAGCGTGGGTGTGTTGTCCACAAGCGCCATCATATTGACACCAAAGGTAATCTGTAGATTTGTTAATTTAAAAAGCTTATTGAGTATAACCTGCGGCTGCTCATCCTTCTTTAATTCAATAACAATCCTTACACCCTCTTTGTTGGATTCATCCCTTAAATCGGCTATACCATCTATTTTCTTATCTTTTACAAGTTGTGCAATGCTCTGCAAAAGCAAAGCCTTATTCACCTGATACGGGATTTCATAAACAATTAAAGCTATTCTATTTTTAATCTTTTCTTCCTTTACCCTCGCTCTAATCTTTATCTTACCTATACCTTTTTTGTATGCTTCAGCAATAGAGGCTTTATCGAAACATATACCACCGGTTGGAAAATCTGGACCCTTTATATATTTCAAAATCTCATCAATGTCTATTTCACCATCATTTTCAAGATAGGCAATACAGGCATCTATAACCTCTGAGAGATTATGCGGTGGAATCTTTGTTGCAAAACCAACAGCTATACCATCTGTTCCATTCATCAATAGATTCGGTATAAAAGTAGGCAAAACAGCTGGCTCAAGCAGTGAATCATCGTAGTTTGGAATAAAATCCACTGTATTTTTATCAAGGTCTTTGAGCATCTCCTCAGCTATTTTTGATAATCTAACCTCTGTATATCTCATCGCAGCAGCAGAATCACCATCCAAAGAACCAAAATTACCCTGTCCATCGATTAAAGGATAGCGCATAGAAAAATCCTGACTCATTCTAACCAGTGCATCATAAACAGCCATATCACCATGCGGATGGTATTTACCTATAACATCACCAACAACCCTTGCACTCTTTTTGTATGGTTTATTGTGATCTAAATTAAGCTCTTTCATTGCATAGAGTATTCTTCTGTGAACAGGTTTCAAACCATCCCTTGCATCAGGAATTGCCCTACCAACAATAACACTCATCGAGTAATCAAGGTAGGACTGCTGCATCGTATCTTTTATATCTATAGGTAATATATTTTTATCATCAAACAGATCTTTCATCGATCACTCCGCTAAATATCAAGGTTTTTGACAAATTTTGCATTTTTTACAATAAATTCTTTTCTTAGATTGGGGTTATTACCCATAAGCATATTAAAAACCTCATCGGCTTTTTTGGCATCATCAATAGTAACCTTCAGTAATCTTCTCTTTTTGGGATCCATTGTTGTCTCCCACAACTGCTGCGGATTCATCTCACCAAGACCCTTATACCTCTGTATCTCCACACCCTTTTTTGCTCGCTCCTCTATAAATTCAAGCATCTCTTTAATTGTTTTAAACTCTTTTATTTCATCTTTAACCATCACCTTAAATGGCGGTTTTCCAAGGAGGTTATTGGATGGTGTATATTTTTTTATCAGTTCAAACTCATGCGAATTAAAGAATGAGGCGGGTATAAAAATCTCTTTCTCCTCGTTATCTATTTCGTAGGCAAATATTATATTATCGCCCTCAGGTTTTATTTCTTTAAGTTTAATTAAGGAATTCTCACTAAGACAATCTTTGAGTTTATCAAAAAATCCTTTATCCAACACTTCATCAGCCGACGGACCTAAAATAGACAAACATCTGATAATCTCTTCGCTTGTATATTTCTTTGAAAGCCTATCAACTAAATCCTCATAAACCAATAGCTTGGATAAAATCTTTTTAAACTCATTAGTCTCAATAACCCTATCATCAACCACAGGCTTAAAATCCTCTATACCCCTATTAATTAAGAACTCTTTAAGCTGTTTTTCATCCCTTATATAGGTTTCTTTCTTGCCAACCTTAACCCTGTAGAGTGGAGGCTGGGCTATATAAACATATCCATTTTCAATCAATTCTTGAAAGTATCTAAAAAACAATGTTAAAATTAATGTCTGGATATGACTTCCATCAACATCGGCATCTGTCATAATAATAATCTTGTGATACCTCACATCATCAATCTTAAATGAATCACCTATTCCACTACCAATTGCTGTTATAATATTCCTAATCTCCTCACTATCCAAAACCTTTTTCATGTTGGTTTTTTCTGTATTTAGAATCTTTCCTTTAAGTGGCAAAATAGCCTGAAAAACCCTGTCTCTTGCCTGTTTTGCAGAGCCACCCGCAGAATCACCCTCAACCAAAAAAAGCTCTGTTTTTGCAGGGTCTTTTTCCTGACAGTCTGCTAATTTTCCCGGCAGCCCCTTTGATTCAAAAACGGTTTTTCTTCTTACAAGCTCCCTTGCCTTCCTTGCTGCCTCTCTTGCAGTAAACGCTTTATAAACCTTCTCAATTATTGCTTTTGCTACGGCTGGATGCTCATCAAAATACTCATTAAACCTTTCATAAAGCTTTGTTTGGATAATATTCTTTATAGTGGTATTTACCAACTTTGTTTTGGTTTGCCCTTCAAATTGAGGATTGGGTAGTCTTACAGATAAAACGGCATACAACCCTTCTCTTACATCATCACCACTAAAAACAACATTTCCTTTTATTAGATTGTTATTTTTTGCGTATCTATTGATTGTTTTTGTTAAAACAGATTTAAATGCAGATAGATGCACGCCACCTTCAACTGTGTTTATCGAGTTTGCAAATGTTTGAATAACACTTGAGTATATATTTGTATAAACAAATGCAAGTTCGACTAAAATCTTATCATCTTCAATATTGAAATATACAGGCTCATCAAACAATCGTGGCTTAGATGAGCTTAAATAATCTACAAAAGAGATAAGGCCGTTTTCATATCTAAAGGTTTCTGATTTGCCACTTCTTCTATCAAACAGTGATATCTTAACCCCCTTGTTGAGGAATGCAAGCTCTCTTAGCCGTTTCAGTAGGATTTCGTAATTAAACTCTATGGTTTCAAAGATTTCACTATCCGGTAGAAATGTTATTGTTGTTCCTGTTTTATCTGTTTCCCCGATAATTTCTAAATCTGTTTTAGGAATCCCTCTTTCAAACTGCTGGCGATATACCTTACCGCCCCTTTTTATCTCAACGGTTAGATTCTCCGATAAAGCGTTTACAACACTAATTCCAACACCATGCAAACCACCTGAGACTTTATAGTTTTTATTATCAAACTTTCCACCGGCATGTAGTGTTGTCAACACCAGTGTCACAGCGGGCACTTTTTCTGTTGGATGGATATCTACAGGTATACCTCTGCCGTTATCCTCGACGGTTATAGAGTTATCCTCATTAATAAAAACATTTATAGTATCACAAAAACCCGCCATAGCCTCATCTATTGAGTTATCCACCACTTCATAAACAAGGTGGTGAAGTCCCTCTGTTGAGGTTCCTCCAATATACATTGCGGGCCTTTTTCTAACGGCTTCTAAACCCTTTAAAACCTTAATACTTTCAGCTGTATACTCTGCCAACTCAAACACCTCTTATAACTGTATTGTATTAAAACCCCTGTACGCACCAAGTGTGGTTATAAATAATTGATTTGGAAGTTTAAGAATACTACTAAACACCCTCCCCTGTGTTTGAAAATCAAGATCACCCTCTAAATCGTCAATCAGTAAAACAGGGTGCACGCCTTTGCTATTATACATTTTTGCTATACTTAAAACAATACATAACAGTGCGATTTTTTTCTCACCAACTGAGGAAAATTCAAATAAATCCAAACCATTTAGATATAGAATTAATCTATCTTTTTTTAATGATGATAAAATTCTTCCCTTCTTTTTTTCTATTTGAAGTATCTTTTCATCTATTTTGCTGATAGAGTAAAAAACATCCAATTTTTTATTATAAAAACTACCAAAGCACTCACACACTGCTTCTTTTATATCTTTGATTAATTTTTCCCTTAGGTTTGAGATAGACTCTACTAATTCCAAAAATCTGCCATTTATTGTATCAACGACATCAAATTGCTGCTGTTTTAGGGCATTTCTCTTAATTTTTAGCAGTTTTTTATATTCCATGATTTTTTCTATTATTGTTTTATCAAAGGCAAAAACACCTCTATCTAACAGGCTAAATATATAATCTTTGTTTTTGAAATTTATAAATGAGTTGATTGAGTATTCTATTGTGGGAAAGAGTTTTTTTAGTTCAATCGAGGTTGTGGTTTTTGAGTTGAGTTTTATGGTTTTCTGGTTATTTGAAATTTTTATAATTACATTGCTGTTATCTATAGTAGCCGAAGCAATCGTATCTTTTGATTTATCTTTGGGAATATTTTTAATAACTTTTCTAAAGGGGTGGCCATTTAATGCAGTAAAAATTCCATCTAAAAGATTTGTTTTTCCTGCACCATTTGGTCCTGTAATTACATTTACCCTGTTGAAGTTGGCTTTAAAGAAGTCAAAATTTTTGAAGTTTACTAAAAATATGTTTTTTATAAGCATCTATTCTATAATTGGCGTCATTATGTAATTATAGCTGTAGTGATCTTCGTCTGTTTTAAACATAATGGGTTCTTCTGAGCTTCTGTATAGGAATAATAAATTCTGTGATGTGATTTGGGGTAGAAAGTCTAAGACAAATTTAGAATCTACCTTTATGATAAGATTTTCCTCTGCTTTTATGTTTTTTAGTTCTACAATATCCTCTGCTTCTTCACCTTCGTTATTATTACTTTTTATTATTGTTTTGCTATCGTTTAACTGTATATCTATTATAATTTCTCTGTTTTGAGATAGTGTTGAAACCCTTTTTATGGTGTCTTTTAATTGAACGGTATCGAACTCTACAACATTTGATGTATCCTCTTTTAATAGAATCTGGTTATAGTCTGGAAAGTTGCCGCTTATTGTTTTTGATATAACCTTTGTCGTGTCGGTTTTAAATACAACCATATTCTGGGATTTAAGAAGTTTTATTTTGGAATTTAGGTTTATCCTGTTGAGAATCTGTGCGCCGTTGTTTTCTAATATAAATGTTATCTCTGTTTGGTTTTGGTTAGGTGTTGAGACATTGATGAGCCTGTAGTGGTCTGTGGCTGTTGCTTTTATTTTATCTTTTTCTAACTCAAAGAATATACCTGTGTACTCCCTTGATATGTCGTTTTTGTCGGGGCAATAGATTGTTTCCTTGATGAGCTTTTTGAGTTTTTCGGGTTCAATCTGGGTGATTTCCTCACTGTTTTCGTCGTTTAGGACCTCAAATGCCTCTGTTTGCTGTACTTTTATCTTCGTTTTAAAATTACCAGCTTTAATTGATAATATCTTCCCATCTGTTTCTATTTCTATGTTTTCATCTTTTATCTCTTTTAGAATATTTAGAAGTTTATTTGGGTCTATAAGTATAGAGACCTCTTGTGTTGATGGTATTTCTCTTGTTTCGATTATTGTGGCTGTTTGATTTGAGCCTATAGCCTCTATTGTGTTTTCTTTAAAGTTTATAAGTATGTTGCTGTTTGGTAGGTCTTTTTGTTTTAATGTGGCTAAAGAGCAGTTTGTTGTAATCTCTTTGAGTATTTTTGTGCTTATTAACATTATTGCCTCCTTTTATATTATTTCTTTGTTTTTGAAGATAGTAATAGGCTTAGAGTGTGTCTGTATGTTAAAACCTGGATGTTTTGTTGTTGTTTTGAGGTTTTTTATTTTCTTTTTGTTGTCAATTTCTTTTGATTTTGTGTTTAAAATTTTTTTACTATTCGTGTTTTTGACAATTATGTTTTTGGTTTTTATACTTGTTGACATTTTTTTAAACATCTGTGATCTCTTTTTCTATTCTTTCAATTTTTTCTCTTAATTCAAAGTTATCCTGAAGTTCTTTTTCTATCTTTTTGCAGGCATTTATTATGGTTGCGTGGCTTTTTACGCCAAATTTTGCCCTTATTTCGGGTAATGAATTTTTTGTGATTTTTCTTGTCAGATACATTGCGACTTCCCTTGGAATAAGAATCTCTTTTTTTCTCTTTGGCGATGTTAACTCCTCAACTGTGATACCAAAGTGGCGTGCAACTGTTTTTTGTATATTTTCAACGGTGAGCATTTTTTCCTTTCTGATAACAATATCCTGAAGCGTGCTTTTTACTAAATTGAGCGTAATCGGTCTTCTCATTATCGATTTATAGGCGGATATTTTTATTAAGGCGCCTTCTATTTCTCTAACATTTGAGCTTATATTCTGGGCTATGAACTCGATTATCTCTGGTGTAAGGTTTAGGTTAAACAGCTCTGCCTTTTTTTGTATTATTGCTATACGGGTTTCAAACTCAGGTGGTTGTATATCAACAATTAACCCCCAGCTGAAACGGGATTTTAGCCTGTTTTCTATGTCGGGTATATCATTTGGTGGCTTGTCGCTTGTTATGACTATCTGTTTCTGATTTTCAAAGAGTGAGTTAAATGTGTGAAAAAACTCCTCCTCTGTTCTTTCCTTTTTTGAGATAAACTGAATGTCGTCTATTAAAAGACAGTCTAAATTTCTGTATTTGTTTCTAAATTGAGACATTTTTTTGTATTGAATGGAGTTTATCAGCTCGTTTGTAAACTCCTCACTTGAGATATACAACACCTTTGCTTTGTGATTGTTCTTTTTTATTGCGTTTCCTATGGCATGCAAGAGATGAGTTTTACCCAAACCGACACCGCCGTAGATAAAAAGCGGATTGTATGCTTTGGCTGGATTTTCACTCACAGCAACACTTGCTGCATAGGCAAGCTGATTGCTTGGGCCTACCACAAAATTTGAAAAGCTGTAGCGTGGATTTAGGTTGTTTTTCTCCTCCTGTTTTAATATCAGCTCAATCTTTGGTAGCCTGCCGAAAACCTTTTTTAAGCTTTCTTTAAGCTGGGATTTGTATTTTTCTGTAAGCAGGAGTTTAACATCATCATTTGGTATTGTTAGTGTGATTTTTTGAGGTGATATAAAAACAGGCTCAATTAAGAGGATCTTTTCTAAATCCTGTGTTTCTATTTTGTCTTTAAAGTCATTTATTACCTCTTTCCACATAGCACTTCATTATAATAAACCCAAAGAGGATTTTCAATTGCCTAATTTGACTATGGTTTAAATTTTTGATATGGATTTAATATGAGCCCGCTTGTTAGTGTATCGATATTTACCTTCTACATTGCACTTGTTGGCTGTCTGTTTTTTAATCACCTTTATAAATCAAAACCTTTGAGGATTTTCGACTGTGGCGGTGCTGTTATTTTAGCTTTTATTA
It encodes the following:
- the gyrA gene encoding DNA gyrase subunit A, with translation MKDLFDDKNILPIDIKDTMQQSYLDYSMSVIVGRAIPDARDGLKPVHRRILYAMKELNLDHNKPYKKSARVVGDVIGKYHPHGDMAVYDALVRMSQDFSMRYPLIDGQGNFGSLDGDSAAAMRYTEVRLSKIAEEMLKDLDKNTVDFIPNYDDSLLEPAVLPTFIPNLLMNGTDGIAVGFATKIPPHNLSEVIDACIAYLENDGEIDIDEILKYIKGPDFPTGGICFDKASIAEAYKKGIGKIKIRARVKEEKIKNRIALIVYEIPYQVNKALLLQSIAQLVKDKKIDGIADLRDESNKEGVRIVIELKKDEQPQVILNKLFKLTNLQITFGVNMMALVDNTPTLLNIKDAVAVFVKHRIDVVKRRTAYLLAKAKERLHIVEGLLITLDNIDEVVAIIKSSQSTSQARVKLKERFRLSDKQTQAILDMKLSRLTALEWQKLVDEKNGLIKDIEYYESVLKQKDVLKKLIKDEFLYIKNSYSDKRRTQILDRVSDISVEDVVKDEDLIITFSKKGYVKAVPVSVYSTQNRGGKGRIAATFADNDYIVDIFLTNSLNTLLCFTNMGRVYAIRAYYIPKQAPSSRGRPIVNFIKLQPQEYVKTVLPAKDGDSLFFVTSSGIVKRSSFENFENIPSNGKYAIKLASQDTLVRVFSVSNDDEVVIVTKNGMCVRFDVSQVRDMGRTAAGVRGIRLDDNDEVVSADGLSKNHTKIIVITQKGIGKLIRIEDIRKINRGGRGVKCIKLLNGDSVASSLALHDNDDIIVITKNGKVIKIEASSISVFSRYARGVKIIQLDDDDIVMGVVVAEEGNEYSN
- the gyrB gene encoding DNA topoisomerase (ATP-hydrolyzing) subunit B codes for the protein MFELAEYTAESIKVLKGLEAVRKRPAMYIGGTSTEGLHHLVYEVVDNSIDEAMAGFCDTINVFINEDNSITVEDNGRGIPVDIHPTEKVPAVTLVLTTLHAGGKFDNKNYKVSGGLHGVGISVVNALSENLTVEIKRGGKVYRQQFERGIPKTDLEIIGETDKTGTTITFLPDSEIFETIEFNYEILLKRLRELAFLNKGVKISLFDRRSGKSETFRYENGLISFVDYLSSSKPRLFDEPVYFNIEDDKILVELAFVYTNIYSSVIQTFANSINTVEGGVHLSAFKSVLTKTINRYAKNNNLIKGNVVFSGDDVREGLYAVLSVRLPNPQFEGQTKTKLVNTTIKNIIQTKLYERFNEYFDEHPAVAKAIIEKVYKAFTAREAARKARELVRRKTVFESKGLPGKLADCQEKDPAKTELFLVEGDSAGGSAKQARDRVFQAILPLKGKILNTEKTNMKKVLDSEEIRNIITAIGSGIGDSFKIDDVRYHKIIIMTDADVDGSHIQTLILTLFFRYFQELIENGYVYIAQPPLYRVKVGKKETYIRDEKQLKEFLINRGIEDFKPVVDDRVIETNEFKKILSKLLVYEDLVDRLSKKYTSEEIIRCLSILGPSADEVLDKGFFDKLKDCLSENSLIKLKEIKPEGDNIIFAYEIDNEEKEIFIPASFFNSHEFELIKKYTPSNNLLGKPPFKVMVKDEIKEFKTIKEMLEFIEERAKKGVEIQRYKGLGEMNPQQLWETTMDPKKRRLLKVTIDDAKKADEVFNMLMGNNPNLRKEFIVKNAKFVKNLDI
- a CDS encoding AAA family ATPase, whose amino-acid sequence is MLIKNIFLVNFKNFDFFKANFNRVNVITGPNGAGKTNLLDGIFTALNGHPFRKVIKNIPKDKSKDTIASATIDNSNVIIKISNNQKTIKLNSKTTTSIELKKLFPTIEYSINSFINFKNKDYIFSLLDRGVFAFDKTIIEKIMEYKKLLKIKRNALKQQQFDVVDTINGRFLELVESISNLREKLIKDIKEAVCECFGSFYNKKLDVFYSISKIDEKILQIEKKKGRILSSLKKDRLILYLNGLDLFEFSSVGEKKIALLCIVLSIAKMYNSKGVHPVLLIDDLEGDLDFQTQGRVFSSILKLPNQLFITTLGAYRGFNTIQL
- the dnaA gene encoding chromosomal replication initiator protein DnaA, encoding MWKEVINDFKDKIETQDLEKILLIEPVFISPQKITLTIPNDDVKLLLTEKYKSQLKESLKKVFGRLPKIELILKQEEKNNLNPRYSFSNFVVGPSNQLAYAASVAVSENPAKAYNPLFIYGGVGLGKTHLLHAIGNAIKKNNHKAKVLYISSEEFTNELINSIQYKKMSQFRNKYRNLDCLLIDDIQFISKKERTEEEFFHTFNSLFENQKQIVITSDKPPNDIPDIENRLKSRFSWGLIVDIQPPEFETRIAIIQKKAELFNLNLTPEIIEFIAQNISSNVREIEGALIKISAYKSIMRRPITLNLVKSTLQDIVIRKEKMLTVENIQKTVARHFGITVEELTSPKRKKEILIPREVAMYLTRKITKNSLPEIRAKFGVKSHATIINACKKIEKELQDNFELREKIERIEKEITDV
- a CDS encoding polyprenyl synthetase family protein, coding for MNTLIKAAIKRDIDTVDKKLKEYLKPYSALVGDVCNQVIWGGKRLRPLIVYYSYLALGGKRKEDAVGVGAIIEMIHTASLLHDDIIDEALFRRGKPSANTVFGIKPAVLGGDYLYSLAFNMVLDFDIKIAKDISLAAYTLTEGEVLEIEKAFNVDTTTDEYLDIIYKKTAVLIEVSAGCGAILADKDSTDAFKDYGKNLGFAFQIKDDCLDYMGDVKKVGKDLGIDLKEGKITLPVFYAFERDGSLKGMVKEFFDKMDEKLLDKIIESVKQNGLDRAIEDAVYYSQRAKKAIEHLKDSKYKDYLLAIADYAVEREK
- a CDS encoding DNA polymerase III subunit beta, whose amino-acid sequence is MLISTKILKEITTNCSLATLKQKDLPNSNILINFKENTIEAIGSNQTATIIETREIPSTQEVSILIDPNKLLNILKEIKDENIEIETDGKILSIKAGNFKTKIKVQQTEAFEVLNDENSEEITQIEPEKLKKLIKETIYCPDKNDISREYTGIFFELEKDKIKATATDHYRLINVSTPNQNQTEITFILENNGAQILNRINLNSKIKLLKSQNMVVFKTDTTKVISKTISGNFPDYNQILLKEDTSNVVEFDTVQLKDTIKRVSTLSQNREIIIDIQLNDSKTIIKSNNNEGEEAEDIVELKNIKAEENLIIKVDSKFVLDFLPQITSQNLLFLYRSSEEPIMFKTDEDHYSYNYIMTPIIE